Below is a genomic region from Eulemur rufifrons isolate Redbay chromosome 24, OSU_ERuf_1, whole genome shotgun sequence.
ACACAAAATTACTATTAACTCGGTgttttgactttgttttattccttttttaaatataataaaattatgaatcTCTATAGAATAATTCTATTTCTGGTGACTAGAACTGCATTGTTCTATAAACAAACAATGGGTTTTCATTTTACCTATATTTCTCCTAATTTGAGAATTATGTACTAGAATATCAAACACATGTACACACGGTAAATCAGTTGCTGTCAAACagatttattgaagaaaatcaGCAAAGGTAAAACAGACCCATCTAAAACGTCTGTGtcagaaaagaatgaagataatAGTCCTTCAGTTGCTAACCAAGAGCACAACAAGAGTGCGATATTCGATATCTAAGATCtggaaaaaattgacaaaaattcaggaaataaattttaacagaaagaaaatgaaattgatttatgtttacacaatatttttctgaaaaaggcACATATTTGTAACATATCATTTTGCCCTAGTTTGCATCCAACATAATTCTTGTATTTCTTACATGTGGGTACAAAAAATTACCAGATCGTCTTAATTCTTATATAAGTGAGAGTTGAAACTGTTTTTAATAGAAGAGAATCACTGGTGAAAtactaatgaaaaattatttacaagAAGCATTTCAGAAGATCTTTTAATACTGAAGTAATTTTTTGAGATATGTTAATTTGATTCTCTTCATATCCCCAATTGTCACTAAAATATGTTGAGAATTAACTAAAGTGATGTACATCATTAAATGTAGCAGGAAGTGAGCTGCTtccttgctctctctttttttttttttttttttttgagacagagtctcactctgttgcccaggctagagtgagtgccgtggcgtcagcctagctcacagcaacctcaaactcctgggctcaagcgatcctcctgcctcagcctcccgagtagctgggactacaggcatgcaccaccatgcccggctaattttttctatatatttttagctgtccatataatttctttctatttttagtagagatggggtcttgctcttgctcaggctggtcttgaactcctgagctcaaacgatccgcccacctcggcctcccagagtgctaggactacaggcgtgagccaccgcgcccggcctcttgctctctctttatACCCCTAAAGGCTGGGacagaaaattttacattaagaTAGGCAATTGTTGGATAACTCAAACTTTACGATGCTAGAGGAACTCTTACTGctagttttttaaagtttttgtaaatatattctgCTGCATAACTTTTAGTTCTAAGCATCTGCATTTTGTAAGTCTAATACTCGCCTTAAATGctcatattctttcatttttttaagatttttacttGCTGGAAAAGCTTCTTAGATGTTAAGACTAGCTGTCTAGGCTATCACACAATTCTACATGGCATCCCTTTTGCTGCTTTCAAATCATGAACTCATCTGGATCTTCTTTCAGTAGTTTAAAGATACCCGTTTCATCTGTGGAGGTGTCTTCCTTGTAGTTTGTGGTATCTAATGTAGAGGTAGTTCCAGAAAATGAGTCAATGACCTTAGTTACAGAGTCTGTTCTATTATTTTCAAGCAAATCTTCTGTTATGGTAGATGATTCTTCCTCAAGGTTTGTAGCTACTGATGCAGGGACAATGAAGTCATATCTGGATTCAACAGCAGTAAGCAAAACAGAATGGGTCTCTGCTTCATttgcattctctctctccatccaaACATTGGTCTCATCGGTCGATTCTTCATCAGTTAGTGGAGTATCTTCTGGgttatctttgtcttttccagGAGAGGTAGTGAGTTCAAACACAGTGATGAACTTTTCCTCATCAGAATCAGTTAATTTAGCCACAGCATCAGGGTCATCCTCTGAAACAATTAGGtcaatttcagttattttctcttctgtaagatCAGTTATGTCTGGAATAGTGGTGAAGTTTTTATCAGTAGAGGGAGACATTTCAGCCACAGGGACAAAGGAGTCAGTGACCTGGGCAGCCTCATCAGCAGGAACATTGGGTTTGATGGACGAATTATAATTGTTAACATCAGCTTTACCTTTTTTGCTGTCCTTTAGTGTGCCAGTGACATCAGAAGTTACAGAGAGCTCTTCATCCTCTGTGTCAATGGTAGCCAAGAGGATTTCTTCTTCATCTATGTTAGTGGAAAAGTCTATTAAAGAAACAGTAGCAACTGGTGTTGAAATATTGCCAATTTTCCCTGGAATGAGATTTTCAGTAATAGAGTCATTCACTATAGAGTTTGTAGTGCCAGTCAGAGTGGTGATTTCTTTCTCCAGATGAGTTGTTGGCTTAATAAAATGAGTTCCAGTATCATCTTCTGatttgaatttttcctttgtaggtaTAAGTTTGTTGCCTGTAGTTGTTGAAAAATCACTTTCTAGCATATACTCATTTACTGAAGTAACATGGTCTCCTTCTGAAGTAATAGTTGTTTCTGATTTAGGAATAGTGTTGTCAGCCCCAAAGAAAATGGTTGCTTCAGTTGGTGTCTTACTGATTTCTGGTGGTGGATGGGAATAAATTTTAGGCAAACCATCTTCAGCCATGGGGTGAAATGGCACTATGCACTCTCACAGGTCTTCCTCCTGGGCTCAGTGGTTTCCCTAGGCAGGAGAGTGGGTTTCATCATAGTGACTACAGCATGGGTCATCATGGTGATTGTTGCATCAACCACAGGGCTAACAGCACTGGCTCTCCTTGGAGTTTGTTTCTCTGCTGTGATTGGTCATTCAGTTGCAAGAATATTGGTAATAGATGAAAAGGCAATGGAGTCCATTCTGATTATGAAATCAAAATTCACAGCCAAACATTTCAGTTGCAGGAAACTTAAGATTTACCATATTGCTGTTTGCAAGAGACATGCCCTCT
It encodes:
- the CABS1 gene encoding calcium-binding and spermatid-specific protein 1; the protein is MAEDGLPKIYSHPPPEISKTPTEATIFFGADNTIPKSETTITSEGDHVTSVNEYMLESDFSTTTGNKLIPTKEKFKSEDDTGTHFIKPTTHLEKEITTLTGTTNSIVNDSITENLIPGKIGNISTPVATVSLIDFSTNIDEEEILLATIDTEDEELSVTSDVTGTLKDSKKGKADVNNYNSSIKPNVPADEAAQVTDSFVPVAEMSPSTDKNFTTIPDITDLTEEKITEIDLIVSEDDPDAVAKLTDSDEEKFITVFELTTSPGKDKDNPEDTPLTDEESTDETNVWMERENANEAETHSVLLTAVESRYDFIVPASVATNLEEESSTITEDLLENNRTDSVTKVIDSFSGTTSTLDTTNYKEDTSTDETGIFKLLKEDPDEFMI